In Cnuibacter physcomitrellae, a genomic segment contains:
- the nrdH gene encoding glutaredoxin-like protein NrdH, translating to MTDRITVYTKPACVQCKATETALDRAGIPYDPVDLSTNAAALEYVTEDLGYLAAPVVVVDEHDHWSGFRPDHIARIAALATAARDAS from the coding sequence ATGACCGACCGCATCACCGTCTACACCAAGCCCGCCTGCGTGCAGTGCAAAGCCACCGAAACCGCCCTCGACCGCGCCGGCATCCCCTACGACCCGGTCGATCTGTCCACGAACGCGGCCGCGCTGGAGTACGTGACCGAGGATCTCGGCTACCTCGCCGCGCCCGTCGTGGTCGTCGACGAGCACGACCACTGGTCCGGGTTCCGACCCGACCACATAGCCCGCATCGCCGCCCTGGCGACCGCGGCCCGGGATGCGTCATAG
- a CDS encoding single-stranded DNA-binding protein has protein sequence MSTPRTITGNLAADVETVQAGNVQITKFRVIENTGEYRAGKYVEHPNPTTHFVEAKFELGENAAATLHKGDAVIVVGREHTVSWGPEDNKSYGRVIDADNIGVNLARQVATITRVTRTEE, from the coding sequence ATGTCCACACCGCGCACCATCACCGGCAACCTCGCCGCCGACGTCGAGACCGTCCAGGCCGGCAACGTCCAGATCACCAAGTTCCGGGTGATCGAGAACACCGGCGAATACCGGGCCGGGAAGTACGTGGAGCACCCCAACCCGACCACGCACTTCGTGGAAGCGAAGTTCGAGCTCGGCGAGAACGCCGCCGCCACTCTCCACAAGGGAGACGCGGTGATCGTCGTCGGCCGGGAGCACACCGTCTCCTGGGGGCCCGAGGACAACAAGAGCTACGGACGGGTCATCGACGCCGACAACATCGGCGTCAACCTCGCCCGCCAGGTCGCCACCATCACCCGAGTCACCCGCACCGAGGAGTAA
- a CDS encoding DUF6668 family protein codes for MNAPSRFSRHNPEPAENPYLTKPEQAPVVDPGRQVRASRVSGPQPFVTVPDLVDALPARAVRAQASLWVVGVHGGAGVDTLTRLGTGWAGICRAWPAYPDGALVDVVLAARTHYAGLRAAQNAARQWAAGQVPHVRLHGLVLTADAPGKLPKPLAELAHRIGGGVPRVWVMPWDENTRRKGQAPAAAAYAEFAADLNTILEGGPQR; via the coding sequence ATGAACGCCCCCAGCAGGTTCAGCCGCCACAACCCGGAACCGGCCGAGAACCCTTACCTGACCAAGCCCGAGCAGGCACCCGTGGTCGATCCCGGCCGGCAGGTACGGGCATCCAGGGTGTCGGGGCCGCAGCCGTTCGTGACGGTCCCCGACCTGGTCGACGCGCTCCCCGCGCGGGCTGTGCGCGCGCAGGCGTCGCTGTGGGTGGTCGGGGTGCACGGCGGTGCCGGTGTCGACACTCTCACCCGGCTCGGCACCGGGTGGGCCGGCATCTGCCGTGCATGGCCGGCCTACCCCGACGGCGCTCTCGTCGACGTCGTCCTGGCCGCGCGCACCCACTACGCGGGCCTGCGCGCAGCCCAGAACGCGGCACGCCAGTGGGCGGCCGGTCAGGTCCCGCACGTGCGCCTGCACGGCCTGGTCCTCACCGCCGACGCCCCCGGCAAGCTCCCCAAGCCGCTCGCCGAGCTCGCCCACCGCATCGGCGGGGGAGTGCCTCGGGTGTGGGTCATGCCGTGGGACGAGAACACCCGCCGCAAGGGACAGGCGCCCGCCGCTGCCGCCTACGCGGAGTTCGCGGCGGACCTCAACACGATCCTTGAAGGAGGACCCCAGCGATGA